One segment of Yersinia kristensenii DNA contains the following:
- the lpdA gene encoding dihydrolipoyl dehydrogenase, translated as MSTEIKTQVVVLGAGPAGYSAAFRCADLGLETILVERYATLGGVCLNVGCIPSKALLHVAKVIEEAKALAEHGIVFGEPKTDIDKVRVWKEKVINQLTGGLAGMAKGRKVKVVNGLGKFTGANTLVVEGENGPTTITFDNAIIAAGSRPIQLPFIPHEDPRVWDSTDALALKTVPERLLVMGGGIIGLEMGTVYHALGSKIDVVEMADQVIPAADKDVVKVFTKRISKQFNLMLETKVTAVEAKEDGIYVTMEGKKAPAEPQRYDAVLVAIGRVPNGKLLDAGQAGVEVDERGFIHVDKQLRTNVPHIFAIGDIVGQPMLAHKGVHEGHVAAEVISGMKHYFDPKVIPSIAYTEPEVAWVGLTEKEAKEKGISYETSTFPWAASGRAIASDCADGMTKLIFDKETHRIIGGAIVGTNGGELLGEIGLAIEMGCDAEDIALTIHAHPTLHESVGLAAEIYEGSITDLPNPKAKKK; from the coding sequence ATGAGTACTGAAATTAAAACTCAGGTCGTGGTACTTGGGGCAGGCCCAGCAGGGTACTCTGCTGCTTTTCGTTGCGCGGATTTAGGTTTAGAAACCATTCTGGTTGAGCGTTATGCCACTCTGGGTGGTGTTTGCCTGAATGTCGGTTGTATCCCTTCCAAGGCGTTGTTGCACGTCGCTAAAGTTATCGAAGAAGCCAAAGCATTGGCTGAACACGGTATTGTGTTTGGCGAGCCTAAAACTGACATTGATAAAGTACGTGTTTGGAAAGAGAAAGTTATCAATCAGTTAACCGGTGGTTTGGCAGGTATGGCTAAAGGCCGTAAAGTCAAAGTGGTTAACGGTCTGGGTAAATTTACTGGCGCGAACACTCTGGTTGTTGAGGGTGAGAACGGCCCAACCACGATTACTTTCGATAACGCGATTATCGCCGCAGGTTCTCGTCCCATCCAACTGCCATTTATTCCTCATGAAGACCCACGTGTTTGGGACTCAACTGATGCGCTGGCACTGAAAACCGTTCCTGAGCGTTTGCTGGTGATGGGCGGCGGTATTATCGGTCTGGAAATGGGGACTGTTTACCATGCTCTGGGCTCGAAGATTGATGTGGTCGAAATGGCTGATCAAGTTATTCCGGCGGCCGACAAAGATGTGGTGAAAGTATTCACCAAGCGCATCAGCAAGCAATTCAACCTGATGCTTGAAACCAAAGTGACTGCGGTAGAAGCCAAAGAAGACGGCATCTATGTCACCATGGAAGGCAAAAAAGCCCCAGCAGAACCACAGCGCTATGATGCAGTTCTGGTCGCTATCGGTCGTGTGCCTAACGGTAAGTTGCTGGATGCAGGTCAGGCTGGCGTTGAAGTTGACGAGCGTGGTTTTATCCATGTAGATAAACAACTGCGTACCAACGTGCCGCACATTTTTGCTATCGGTGACATCGTGGGTCAGCCAATGCTGGCACACAAAGGTGTTCACGAAGGCCATGTTGCTGCTGAAGTTATCTCCGGCATGAAACATTACTTCGATCCAAAAGTCATTCCATCTATTGCATATACTGAACCAGAAGTTGCATGGGTGGGTCTGACGGAGAAAGAAGCGAAAGAAAAAGGCATCAGCTACGAAACCTCCACTTTCCCGTGGGCGGCATCTGGCCGTGCTATTGCTTCCGATTGTGCAGATGGTATGACCAAGCTTATCTTCGACAAAGAAACTCACCGTATTATTGGTGGTGCAATTGTCGGGACTAACGGTGGTGAACTGTTAGGTGAGATCGGTCTGGCAATTGAGATGGGTTGTGATGCTGAAGATATCGCCCTGACAATCCATGCTCACCCAACGCTGCATGAATCTGTTGGTCTGGCTGCGGAAATCTACGAAGGTAGCATTACTGACTTGCCTAACCCGAAAGCGAAAAAGAAATAA